The following proteins are encoded in a genomic region of Gimesia algae:
- a CDS encoding eCIS core domain-containing protein → MSNGPVELGLFPKLLMQHTGVTYWEWTDDEKAIDYVKRTATQDTPIEIIGHSYGGDTGIEVANTLKAEGFLVTRVTTLDAVSWSKDKPHKDIEWLNTYVSGIHDASDVIATAGGHYGEQEEAENIRLDNGTTHAQASKLYQAVEEYTQFEEYVNRRLARKKTSDREVTEVPPIVYDVLQSPGQPLDTETRAFFEPRFGQDFSSVRVHTNSLAAQSASAVNALAYTVGSDLVFASGQFDNRSNTGRHLLAHELTHVVQQSQSMAGLQSKITHDSQGSSAEREAEAAADRLLSHYRPTQEMTHVTQRSYSDSILQRYGDPIPTVAHPSVVTMKQFIDLVQKIELSNAGMNALQTAQLIMRAKYHSTGWDYLLPSSAGGKTVTAGGAVTRNDITTLSGEFEVTLPQGGQSDPTHVIVAIVAGAESQSPGAAGAGGLPGKLIQALPSGLSQRDVTTWVGDVASAAAEWHLARPLSGGRSTRQDYMDEYAPQSDLIADIDGVVMTSRTDNLGFAFDPSATLSSNLTRFYFPVGAREGKNRRFHSFCAIEGFKLMSDKVSLSNEAIQEINQRVRMNSEWFERNDPNLTIWMSMQSQGLINPIRDAWIDRTNDWRWFADQFKNFVQQNLNSEGP, encoded by the coding sequence TTGAGTAACGGGCCGGTTGAGTTAGGCCTTTTTCCCAAATTACTTATGCAGCACACCGGTGTCACATACTGGGAATGGACGGACGACGAGAAAGCGATAGACTATGTAAAGCGTACAGCTACACAAGATACGCCGATCGAGATTATTGGACATAGTTATGGGGGAGACACCGGCATTGAGGTCGCGAACACACTGAAAGCAGAAGGGTTCCTCGTCACACGAGTGACAACGCTTGACGCAGTCTCATGGTCGAAAGATAAGCCCCACAAGGACATCGAATGGCTCAATACCTATGTATCTGGAATTCACGACGCGAGTGATGTGATCGCCACTGCTGGAGGGCACTACGGCGAGCAGGAGGAAGCCGAGAATATCCGTCTTGATAATGGTACGACGCATGCACAAGCCAGTAAGCTCTATCAGGCGGTTGAAGAATACACGCAGTTTGAGGAATACGTCAATCGCAGACTGGCGCGGAAGAAAACGTCTGACCGGGAAGTGACTGAAGTACCTCCGATTGTCTATGACGTCCTGCAATCCCCAGGTCAACCTCTCGATACCGAGACGCGGGCTTTTTTCGAACCTCGCTTTGGTCAGGACTTCAGTAGCGTCAGGGTCCATACCAATTCCCTGGCAGCTCAATCAGCTTCTGCCGTAAATGCCCTGGCCTACACAGTTGGCTCTGATCTCGTATTTGCTTCCGGACAGTTTGACAACCGTTCGAATACCGGACGCCATCTGCTGGCACACGAACTTACTCATGTTGTGCAGCAGTCTCAGTCAATGGCTGGTTTACAATCAAAAATCACGCACGATTCGCAAGGTTCCTCAGCCGAGCGTGAAGCCGAAGCTGCTGCAGATCGTTTATTAAGTCATTACAGACCAACTCAGGAAATGACACATGTGACTCAGCGAAGTTACAGCGATTCAATACTCCAGCGCTACGGTGATCCTATACCAACGGTTGCCCACCCAAGCGTTGTCACAATGAAACAGTTCATCGATTTGGTACAGAAAATAGAACTATCGAATGCAGGAATGAATGCTTTACAGACCGCCCAGCTGATCATGAGAGCAAAGTATCATTCAACTGGTTGGGATTACCTGTTGCCATCGTCAGCTGGAGGAAAAACAGTAACTGCCGGGGGTGCAGTAACGAGAAATGATATCACTACATTGTCAGGAGAGTTTGAAGTAACTCTGCCACAGGGGGGGCAATCCGATCCAACCCATGTTATTGTCGCAATCGTTGCGGGCGCTGAGTCTCAATCTCCTGGTGCTGCTGGAGCTGGTGGGCTTCCCGGCAAGCTGATACAAGCGTTGCCCAGCGGCCTTTCACAACGCGACGTAACGACCTGGGTGGGTGATGTCGCCAGTGCAGCTGCCGAGTGGCACTTGGCACGTCCGCTTTCGGGCGGACGTTCGACCAGGCAGGACTATATGGATGAGTATGCTCCTCAATCAGATCTGATTGCCGACATTGACGGTGTCGTGATGACGTCTCGTACTGATAATTTGGGATTCGCATTCGATCCTTCTGCTACTTTGTCTTCCAATCTCACTCGCTTTTACTTCCCGGTTGGTGCGCGAGAAGGAAAAAACAGACGGTTTCACAGTTTTTGCGCTATTGAGGGATTTAAACTGATGTCTGACAAAGTGTCTTTAAGTAATGAAGCGATTCAAGAGATCAATCAACGCGTAAGGATGAATAGCGAATGGTTCGAACGCAATGATCCCAACCTGACAATATGGATGTCCATGCAGAGTCAAGGGCTCATCAACCCAATCAGAGATGCCTGGATTGATCGTACTAATGATTGGCGCTGGTTTGCAGACCAGTTTAAGAATTTCGTGCAGCAAAACCTCAATTCAGAAGGGCCGTAA
- a CDS encoding GPW/gp25 family protein, producing the protein MLHIDFSWSYDGYGQTATTTWREHKVDMLLQFLLTHPHERVNRPDFGTPLSRMCFEGNSSELSEVIQFVAKAGLQRWLGDVINIIELNAVPDESTLRVDLKYQLQGDEEIHEETAHIPFGGGVF; encoded by the coding sequence ATGCTACACATCGATTTTTCATGGTCTTATGACGGTTACGGACAAACAGCGACAACAACATGGCGCGAGCACAAAGTCGATATGCTGTTGCAATTTCTGCTAACGCATCCACACGAGCGGGTGAATCGACCTGATTTCGGCACCCCCCTTTCCCGCATGTGTTTCGAAGGAAATTCAAGTGAGCTGTCAGAGGTGATCCAGTTTGTCGCGAAAGCAGGCCTGCAGCGCTGGCTGGGAGATGTCATTAATATCATCGAACTCAACGCGGTCCCCGACGAATCAACGCTTCGGGTCGATTTGAAGTACCAGCTACAGGGAGACGAGGAAATCCATGAGGAAACAGCACACATACCGTTTGGAGGGGGTGTATTCTAA
- a CDS encoding phage baseplate assembly protein V, whose translation MSIETKDPHTGIRTYLGKYRGTVINNVDPLNKGRLMVQVPDVLGTDISTWALPCLPLAGPNNGFYALPIMGSGVWVEFEQGDPDYPIWVGCFWGSAAEVPALAKSIPPLVPGITLQTPLGNGISISDVPGPTGGITLSTATGARIMINDLGIFIENGRGATLKMVGNMVDINDQALTVL comes from the coding sequence ATGAGTATTGAAACTAAAGATCCACACACAGGAATCCGAACCTACCTCGGTAAATATCGAGGAACAGTGATCAATAATGTTGATCCTCTCAACAAGGGAAGACTGATGGTACAGGTACCGGATGTACTGGGGACGGACATTTCGACCTGGGCGTTACCCTGTCTCCCCCTGGCGGGACCGAATAATGGATTCTATGCCTTGCCCATCATGGGGTCTGGAGTCTGGGTGGAGTTCGAACAGGGGGATCCCGATTATCCGATATGGGTCGGCTGCTTCTGGGGCTCGGCAGCAGAAGTTCCCGCGCTGGCAAAGTCGATCCCACCATTAGTACCCGGCATCACGCTGCAGACCCCCCTGGGCAACGGCATTTCAATCAGCGATGTGCCGGGACCCACGGGCGGAATCACACTAAGCACGGCTACCGGAGCCAGAATTATGATCAACGACCTCGGAATATTCATCGAAAATGGCCGCGGAGCAACTTTGAAAATGGTGGGAAACATGGTTGATATTAACGATCAGGCACTAACCGTTTTATGA
- a CDS encoding ATP-binding protein — translation MELNDRYVTAAVAWVRALLVERMRVSHPPKPRRRKYRLLSWLWGRRNSKDSVDAMSVTSEPPAASVSVAEATAMLDAAKAELQAAGFRSALSQLSHQFQLSAFEESILLLCLAFELDTQIGWMCGQIQDQTVYSCPNFGLAMSLFNQPQWQIESEWIAIPPGRPLRKCRLVDFRHSTGTPVFGEELQLEETILHYLRGVQSVDVRLAFSATPFTKTGAGLSPSQKSSLDHALQTICSTSTSSVVVQLLGSNPEESLRFACALARRIQLKLFGMPLERLPASALDLEDFAQLWQRDSTLFDLVLTLDAQQTGGATEPVSSSRVRQLLEQVQTPVFIITRERLDLPGAGDICIDVTAPAVTEQYDVWKKALPADLDDRLQLAGELSWQFTLDHRTIQNVIDDVTGQAKVPTHSEIARLIRRACRERTRPRLEGLAQRIEIKSTWSDLVLEADSEAILKQLCGQVRHRWCVYNEWGMIDHMNRGLGISALFAGKSGTGKTMAAEVLAKELDLDLYRVDLSSVVNKYIGETEKHLRRLFDAFESCGAILFFDECDALFGKRSEVKDSHDRYANIEINYLLQRLESYRGLVILATNNRNALDTAFLRRLRFAVTFEMPAFDQRLQIWKQILPQEPAKGEDSAIPISSLDYERLAQFHFSGGNIQNVVLNSAFRAASRPKHKRVTMEDLLKSAKDEYLKLERPINESDFQYSEAEEVAA, via the coding sequence ATGGAATTAAATGATCGCTATGTGACAGCGGCTGTTGCCTGGGTGCGCGCCCTGCTGGTGGAACGAATGCGGGTGTCGCATCCTCCAAAACCACGCAGGCGGAAATACAGATTATTATCCTGGCTGTGGGGAAGACGGAACTCGAAAGATAGTGTGGATGCGATGTCAGTGACTTCGGAACCGCCAGCCGCGTCAGTCAGCGTCGCTGAGGCGACTGCGATGCTGGACGCAGCGAAAGCAGAACTTCAAGCTGCCGGTTTTCGCTCTGCCCTCTCCCAATTATCTCATCAATTTCAGCTGAGTGCCTTTGAAGAGAGCATTCTTCTTCTATGCCTGGCTTTCGAACTCGACACTCAAATCGGCTGGATGTGCGGGCAAATTCAGGATCAGACCGTTTACTCCTGTCCCAATTTCGGCCTGGCGATGAGTCTATTTAATCAGCCGCAATGGCAGATCGAATCGGAATGGATTGCGATACCGCCTGGTCGACCTTTGAGAAAATGTCGGCTTGTTGACTTTCGTCATTCCACGGGAACCCCTGTCTTCGGGGAGGAACTGCAACTGGAAGAAACCATTCTGCATTACCTCCGCGGCGTACAATCCGTCGACGTGCGTCTGGCATTTTCGGCAACACCATTCACAAAGACCGGTGCAGGACTGTCCCCGTCTCAGAAATCCAGCCTGGATCATGCCTTGCAGACGATCTGCAGCACTTCGACATCATCCGTGGTTGTCCAGCTACTCGGCTCGAATCCGGAAGAATCACTGCGTTTTGCCTGCGCACTTGCCAGGCGGATTCAACTCAAGCTGTTCGGAATGCCCCTTGAACGACTCCCCGCCTCGGCACTCGATTTAGAAGATTTTGCACAGCTCTGGCAGCGAGACAGCACGCTGTTCGATCTGGTCCTGACTCTGGATGCGCAGCAAACGGGAGGGGCAACAGAACCAGTCTCGTCGAGCCGGGTAAGGCAACTTCTGGAACAGGTACAGACGCCGGTCTTTATCATCACGCGCGAGCGACTTGATCTACCGGGGGCAGGTGATATCTGTATTGACGTTACTGCACCTGCCGTCACGGAGCAGTATGACGTCTGGAAAAAGGCACTGCCTGCTGACCTTGATGACAGGCTTCAACTGGCTGGAGAACTTTCGTGGCAATTCACACTGGATCACAGAACGATCCAGAATGTGATCGACGACGTCACGGGACAAGCAAAAGTGCCGACACATTCCGAAATCGCTCGCCTGATTCGACGTGCTTGTCGCGAACGTACCAGGCCGCGTCTGGAAGGACTGGCACAGCGAATCGAGATCAAGTCTACATGGTCTGACCTGGTTTTGGAGGCCGATAGCGAGGCCATTCTCAAACAGCTTTGCGGGCAGGTTCGACACCGCTGGTGTGTTTACAACGAGTGGGGAATGATCGATCACATGAATCGCGGTCTGGGGATCAGTGCCCTGTTCGCCGGTAAAAGTGGAACCGGAAAAACGATGGCTGCGGAAGTCCTGGCCAAAGAATTAGATCTGGATCTGTATCGTGTTGATCTGTCGTCAGTGGTTAACAAATATATTGGAGAGACTGAAAAACATCTGCGGCGTCTGTTCGATGCATTTGAGTCATGCGGCGCCATCCTGTTTTTTGATGAATGCGATGCATTGTTTGGCAAGCGTAGCGAGGTTAAGGACAGCCATGACCGTTATGCCAACATCGAAATCAACTATCTGTTGCAACGGCTGGAATCGTATCGGGGTCTGGTCATTTTAGCGACCAATAACCGCAATGCACTGGATACCGCGTTTCTACGACGTCTGCGGTTCGCAGTGACCTTTGAGATGCCCGCCTTTGATCAGCGGTTGCAGATTTGGAAGCAGATCTTGCCACAGGAACCCGCGAAGGGAGAGGATTCCGCTATTCCCATATCCTCGCTGGATTATGAACGGCTGGCCCAGTTCCATTTCTCAGGGGGAAATATTCAAAATGTCGTTCTGAACTCAGCATTCCGGGCGGCATCGCGACCGAAACATAAACGCGTCACAATGGAAGATTTACTCAAATCAGCCAAAGATGAATACCTGAAACTGGAGCGTCCCATCAACGAGTCCGACTTTCAATATTCTGAAGCGGAGGAAGTAGCCGCATGA
- a CDS encoding baseplate J/gp47 family protein, giving the protein MKTELTPPELLTKRRKRLQDSISVFGLDFVEVCSHQDPNSSFRKIRVHFLGRKRPDWVKTDQLVLRDCNNSQRIPVDLIDTENRSASENYLTLEILASVASDVEYSLTIDDPQSQRPFLDHFFACVIFRFNSTAPAKTDCRQSRNTATHKIAPSEINYLAKDYASFRRLILDRLSLTMPDWQERCPADIGVMLVELLAYSADHLSYYQDAVATEAYLGTSRLRHSLRRHARLVDYRVHEGCNARAWIHLDVSENLPRLKSRDLFFLSLPETGPASSLSELTKKSLTNLEQKHCGCQVFEPVSGETASLWKSHNQCRIHDWSGAIPCLPQGATSAFLVNPKGAGAAERQQALKDQKHSDNSNPLSENGIQLNRGDFLLLEEVIDPWTGNTHDADPSHRHVVRLTSVSYEFHDDLYYQDGKPCSMPLVKIIWDEADALPFTLWIRKPAEASWQDRDDRSLAVAKGNMLIVDHGRSISNDQIKIRRSWETPDGKQGINYPQPGVMGELSYSDLTFSDQLPPPETSASDHLIQDPRKAVPQVVLHQMSERYLQLVDQFSILELRDVRRLAERLLSQLKSADKTANLSSSFPNAKQFVKQVQKSCGCQGQPKKALEYVSLTKFINLIQDDLQEAWLPLYDLIDCGPDDARFVVEMSDDREARLRFGRRGYGRTPVLQDHNSSAKMVAQYRIGNGAVGNVPAESIRFVGSYKDPYPGIQQIYNPLPAAGGMDPESAEEIRLFAPHPLRTRLERAITPQDYEQIVMREYGHLLQRTKVTFRWTGHEQEVLVAVDPQGRETAEANLLSRIHQTLNRYRRIGHAVNVRAADRVVPVLTLSLCLNSHVIREQIRDELNMLFSRQVLSNGALAFFHPDQQTFGEGIFLSRIVAEATRVLGNRIIHLEVTALHRSGEGPAGEIETGVLPLHSQEIVRFDNDRTRPEFGTLGLHIKGGR; this is encoded by the coding sequence ATGAAGACAGAACTGACTCCCCCTGAGTTGCTCACGAAACGACGTAAACGGCTACAGGACTCTATCAGCGTCTTTGGCCTGGATTTCGTAGAAGTCTGCTCACATCAAGATCCAAATTCGAGCTTCCGAAAAATCCGGGTTCATTTTCTCGGGAGGAAACGCCCCGACTGGGTAAAAACGGATCAGCTTGTGCTGCGGGACTGTAATAATTCACAGCGGATTCCCGTAGACCTGATCGATACCGAAAATCGCTCCGCTTCTGAGAACTACTTGACATTAGAAATACTGGCCTCTGTTGCCAGCGATGTGGAATACTCGCTCACGATAGACGACCCTCAATCGCAGCGTCCCTTCCTCGACCATTTTTTTGCCTGTGTCATATTCCGGTTCAATTCAACTGCACCTGCCAAAACTGATTGCAGGCAGTCCCGAAATACGGCGACTCATAAAATAGCTCCCTCTGAGATCAATTATCTGGCAAAAGATTATGCGTCGTTCCGCCGGTTGATTCTGGACCGGCTGTCATTAACCATGCCTGACTGGCAGGAAAGGTGCCCGGCAGATATTGGCGTGATGCTCGTCGAACTACTGGCGTATTCTGCTGATCACCTGAGCTATTATCAGGATGCAGTTGCCACTGAAGCTTATCTCGGAACCTCCCGGCTCCGGCATTCTTTACGCCGTCACGCGCGGCTGGTCGACTATCGAGTTCATGAAGGCTGCAATGCCCGCGCCTGGATCCACCTCGATGTATCCGAAAATCTACCGCGGCTGAAATCCAGGGATTTGTTCTTTTTATCACTGCCAGAAACGGGGCCGGCTTCGTCATTATCGGAACTCACAAAAAAATCGCTGACAAATCTGGAACAGAAACACTGTGGATGCCAGGTTTTTGAACCCGTTTCCGGTGAGACAGCTTCCCTTTGGAAAAGTCACAATCAATGCCGTATCCACGACTGGAGTGGTGCCATACCCTGCCTGCCGCAGGGGGCAACATCCGCTTTTCTGGTCAATCCCAAGGGAGCGGGAGCCGCCGAGCGTCAGCAGGCACTGAAAGACCAGAAACATTCAGACAATTCAAATCCACTTAGTGAAAACGGCATACAGTTGAACCGTGGTGATTTCCTTCTGCTCGAGGAAGTCATCGATCCCTGGACGGGAAATACTCACGATGCGGATCCATCACACCGGCACGTCGTTCGACTGACGTCTGTCAGCTATGAATTTCATGACGACTTATATTATCAAGACGGTAAACCCTGCAGCATGCCCCTGGTAAAAATCATATGGGACGAAGCCGACGCACTTCCTTTTACTCTATGGATCAGAAAACCAGCCGAGGCCAGCTGGCAAGACAGGGACGATCGTTCATTAGCGGTCGCGAAAGGGAACATGCTGATCGTCGACCATGGCCGCAGTATCAGTAATGACCAGATTAAAATCAGAAGATCCTGGGAAACACCTGATGGCAAGCAGGGCATAAATTACCCTCAGCCTGGTGTCATGGGAGAGCTGTCCTACTCGGATTTGACTTTCAGTGATCAGTTGCCCCCACCAGAAACGTCTGCGTCAGACCATCTGATACAAGATCCCAGAAAAGCAGTACCCCAAGTAGTCCTGCATCAAATGTCTGAACGCTATCTGCAGCTTGTGGATCAGTTCTCCATTTTGGAACTCCGAGACGTGCGTCGGCTTGCAGAACGCCTGCTGTCACAACTGAAATCAGCTGACAAAACAGCGAATTTGTCCTCTTCATTCCCGAACGCAAAACAATTTGTCAAACAAGTACAGAAATCTTGCGGGTGCCAGGGTCAACCCAAAAAAGCACTGGAATATGTCAGCCTCACAAAATTCATCAACCTCATTCAGGATGATCTCCAAGAGGCATGGTTGCCACTATATGACCTGATCGACTGTGGCCCCGATGATGCCCGCTTTGTGGTTGAAATGTCAGATGATCGAGAAGCCAGACTGCGTTTCGGCAGACGAGGTTACGGCCGGACTCCGGTCCTGCAGGATCATAATTCCTCAGCAAAGATGGTTGCCCAATACCGCATCGGCAATGGTGCCGTGGGAAACGTACCGGCTGAATCGATTCGCTTCGTCGGCAGTTACAAAGATCCGTATCCTGGAATACAACAGATCTACAACCCACTGCCGGCAGCAGGAGGCATGGACCCGGAATCGGCTGAGGAAATCAGGTTGTTTGCACCGCATCCATTACGCACCAGACTGGAGCGGGCAATTACACCTCAAGACTATGAACAGATTGTGATGCGGGAATACGGGCATCTGCTACAACGCACAAAAGTGACGTTTCGCTGGACGGGACATGAACAGGAAGTGCTGGTCGCAGTTGACCCTCAAGGGAGGGAAACCGCAGAGGCGAATTTATTAAGTCGAATTCACCAGACCCTGAACCGTTATCGACGCATCGGCCATGCGGTGAACGTTCGCGCTGCGGACCGAGTCGTTCCGGTTCTGACGTTGTCCCTGTGTCTGAATTCGCATGTCATCAGGGAGCAGATCCGCGACGAGCTGAATATGCTGTTCAGTCGCCAGGTTCTGTCAAATGGTGCCCTGGCATTCTTTCATCCAGATCAACAGACATTTGGTGAGGGAATTTTTCTCAGCCGAATTGTAGCAGAAGCAACCCGAGTCCTGGGTAATCGTATCATTCATCTCGAAGTCACTGCACTGCACCGCAGCGGGGAAGGCCCCGCGGGTGAAATCGAAACTGGAGTCTTGCCACTTCATTCACAGGAAATTGTCCGATTCGATAATGATCGCACTCGTCCTGAATTTGGAACACTGGGTTTGCATATTAAGGGGGGAAGATGA